A genomic window from Glycine soja cultivar W05 chromosome 10, ASM419377v2, whole genome shotgun sequence includes:
- the LOC114371638 gene encoding probable L-type lectin-domain containing receptor kinase S.5, with translation MFIIMLLLLSNLMIQPQSGASTVVDPNTFSFVTFTPESCTNGELLCMGSATAGNGYLSLTPEPQQSGNLSLSLSNTTNSVGRVLYPHPVKVWPAIISTTFTVRITPFSENSTNAGDGMALVFAQDNRPSPNGSYLGMFDQSTQGGGFQKIALEMDTFMNEFDLDGNHIGIVTTSITNPLASESLNSSGIDLKSGRDIEVRVDYDGWSKMIFVSVGYTESQLKSVLNHSINLPDIVPSSIYVGFTASTGNNTFPESHQVLNWVFTSVPLPILSVELTKVGTIKTILVVVMVCLFPCIWIAASLRRTYVRAKKKGDIESLTKKAADIPKVFTYKQLSRATCKFSQENLLGKGAFGSVYRGIILDSGKTVAVKKISATSKQGEREFLAEICTIGRLRHKNLVKLQGWCSEGENLLLVYDYMQNGSLDHFIGKGSLNWQTRHKILTGLASALLYLHEECGNPFVHRDVKPNNVMLDSNHNAHLGDFGLARLLKNEGSVTTNLNGTLGYLAPELSFTGRATPESDVYSFGMVVLEVICGKRLNWLKQGNSFVDSVWNLHAQNALLECVDQRLENKFDEEEAKRALMVGLACLHPDSMFRPRMRKAVNIFQSPNEPLMELPGVRPTGVYVSVSSSSSSASNSSSRVIIVYDYLPARFLEPLRTKFQLHLSTIFQIIKDRDETTTSSVTAIHHQVVNWGR, from the exons ATGTTCATAATCATGCTTTTGTTGCTCTCTAACTTGATGATCCAACCACAAAGTGGTGCAAGCACTGTAGTTGATCCTAACACTTTCTCCTTTGTTACTTTCACTCCCGAGAGTTGCACCAATGGTGAGTTGCTTTGCATGGGTTCAGCCACCGCTGGAAATGGGTATTTGAGTCTCACCCCAGAGCCACAACAAAGTGGCAATTTAAGTTTATCATTGTCTAACACAACAAACAGTGTTGGAAGGGTTTTGTACCCTCATCCTGTGAAGGTTTGGCCTGCCATTATCTCCACCACATTCACTGTTAGGATCACTCCCTTTTCGGAAAATTCAACCAACGCTGGTGATGGAATGGCATTAGTGTTTGCACAAGATAATAGGCCCTCACCAAATGGCTCTTATCTTGGCATGTTTGATCAGTCTACACAAG GAGGCGGTTTTCAAAAAATAGCTCTGGAGATGGACACTTTCATGAATGAATTTGATCTAGATGGAAACCACATTGGAATAGTCACAACAAGCATAACAAATCCACTTGCATCTGAGAGTCTCAATAGCTCTGGCATTGACCTCAAAAGTGGAAGAGACATTGAGGTCAGAGTTGACTATGATGGATGGAGTAAAATGATTTTTGTCTCTGTGGGATACACTGAGAGCCAATTGAAGAGTGTCCTTAACCATTCAATTAACCTACCTGACATAGTTCCAAGCTCCATTTATGTAGGATTCACAGCCTCCACAGGCAACAACACTTTTCCTGAAAGCCACCAAGTCCTCAATTGGGTATTCACATCAGTGCCACTGCCTATTCTTTCTGTTGAACTCACTAAAGTTGGCACCATCAAGACCATATTGGTAGTTGTCATGGTATGCTTATTTCCTTGCATTTGGATAGCTGCTTCTTTGAGGAGAACATATGTAAGGGCTAAAAAGAAAGGGGATATAGAAAGCCTAACAAAGAAGGCTGCTGATATCCCCAAGGTGTTCACTTACAAGCAACTATCAAGGGCAACATGCAAATTCAGCCAGGAAAATCTTTTGGGAAAAGGTGCATTTGGTAGTGTTTATAGAGGCATCATATTGGACTCTGGAAAAACTGTAGCAGTAAAGAAGATTTCAGCAACTTCTAAGCAAG GTGAAAGAGAGTTCTTAGCTGAAATATGTACCATAGGGCGTCTTAGGCACAAAAACTTAGTGAAGCTCCAAGGCTGGTGCAGCGAAGGTGAGAATCTTCTCTTGGTTTATGATTACATGCAAAATGGAAGCCTTGATCACTTCATAGGCAAGGGCAGTCTGAACTGGCAAACCAGGCACAAGATATTGACAGGATTGGCATCAGCATTACTTTACCTTCATGAAGAGTGTGGAAACCCTTTTGTTCACAGAGATGTTAAGCCTAACAACGTCATGCTGGACTCTAATCACAATGCTCATTTAGGAGATTTTGGACTAGCAAGGTTACTCAAAAATGAAGGTTCAGTGACTACAAATCTAAATGGAACTCTAGGATATTTGGCTCCTGAACTAAGCTTTACCGGGAGAGCTACACCGGAATCAGATGTGTATAGCTTTGGCATGGTAGTTCTTGAAGTCATATGTGGGAAAAGGTTAAACTGGCTTAAGCAAGGGAATAGTTTTGTAGATTCCGTATGGAATTTGCATGCTCAAAATGCGTTGCTTGAGTGTGTTGACCAACGACTAGAGAACAAATTCGATGAGGAAGAAGCAAAAAGGGCATTGATGGTTGGTTTGGCTTGTTTGCATCCTGATTCCATGTTCAGGCCAAGGATGAGAAAAGCGGTGAACATTTTTCAGAGCCCAAATGAACCTTTAATGGAATTACCTGGAGTGAGGCCTACTGGAGTTTATGTATCAGTTTCTTCTAGTTCATCATCAGCCTCCAACTCTAGCTCTAGAG TGATCATTGTCTATGATTACTTACCAGCAAGGTTTTTGGAGCCTCTGCGAACGAAATTTCAGCTGCATTTGTCCACAATTTTCCAGATTATCAAAGATCGCGACGAAACCACAACCTCGAGTGTGACTGCCATTCACCACCAAGTAGTAAATTGGGGaagataa